ACATCCGAGCCATTGACGAAGCCTGCGGGAAGCGATTGTTTAATGCCGTATTGGTGCAGCGGAAATCACCGTCGGCTAACGCTCTGATTCGCTACGCACAAGAAAATTCTCATCCTGTTTTCCTCGATCGCGAGGCAGTCGAACAGTTGGGGCGTAGAATTGTGTTGGCGAATGTGATGGATGAGGATAAAAATACGGCTTTGGTGCGCCATAATTCTCAGAGGCTAGCGCGGGTGTTGCTGCGCTGGTACAGTCGCGCTCAATCCCAACCAGTTGGCGATTTTAAATTTTAGGTTTTCGATCGAAAATGGTGATAGAACCGCAGGCAATTCGTCTTTCTGATGCTGATGCGACGCGATCGTTGGGTCGCGCTTTGGGTCAGTCTCTACAAGCTGGTAGCGTAATTTTACTGGAAGGAGATTTAGGTGCTGGCAAAACTACTTTAGTTCAAGGTATAGGTGAAGGATTGGGCATACTAGATGCGATCGTCAGCCCTACTTTTACATTGGTGAATGAGTACCCAGAAGGAAGATTGCCTTTGTATCATTTGGATTTATACCGTTTGTCAGCGGCAGAAGTCGATTCTTTGCACCCGGAAACTTTTTGGGAAGGGGTCGAAGTGCCTTTGGGAATTGTGGCGATCGAATGGTCGGAACGATTGCCATACAAGCCGCCTAGCTACCTGCATCTTGCTCTTGCTTATCGGGAAGATGGCAGTCGTCAAGCTAACATTACATCGTTCGGTGAATTTAACTTAAATCTTCTCACATTACCAACCATTAGTTAATTGCTGTTCTAGGGATTAGGTTTGTATTGAAAATTCTTCTGGATCTGTTCCCCAATTTACCCAACAAATTGCTTCTCTTGCAGATTTTAGAGCGGGCGGTACTCGCAAAACGTGGATGTATCCTGTGCTAGGACAAGTCATTTTCAGCAATCGAATTGGTTCAAGATCAGCATCCTCATCAACTTTTAGTAGAGAATATTCCTGCCAAGAATCTATTTCAACCGCGTAAAGTTCTTTGCAGATTCGTGGGTAACCAATCCCTTGAATCAACGCTCGACGAAGCTCTACGTTCTTTTCATCTAACAGCCAATCCGCCTTCCACTGGTTAGGATGAATTTTTCTATATTTGAAAGGCAATCTCACACCACGATAAGCATACACCTGGAAGCCATCAACAAATTCAATGGCAGGGCTTCCTTCTGCATGAAGCTGGTTTGCTGAGTCGAAAGATAAGATTCTAGGGCGATCGCAAACTACGCAAATCTTTTCA
This window of the Aerosakkonema funiforme FACHB-1375 genome carries:
- the tsaE gene encoding tRNA (adenosine(37)-N6)-threonylcarbamoyltransferase complex ATPase subunit type 1 TsaE encodes the protein MVIEPQAIRLSDADATRSLGRALGQSLQAGSVILLEGDLGAGKTTLVQGIGEGLGILDAIVSPTFTLVNEYPEGRLPLYHLDLYRLSAAEVDSLHPETFWEGVEVPLGIVAIEWSERLPYKPPSYLHLALAYREDGSRQANITSFGEFNLNLLTLPTIS